The Abyssisolibacter fermentans genomic interval TTAGCAGGCAATTTTGAGGATGTAAAGGACGGTTATTGGGCAAAAGAAAACATAGAGTTGTTAGTATCAAAAGGAATAGTAAATGGATATCCTGATAAAACTTTTAGACCAAAAAACACAATATCAAGAAGTGAGTTTTCAAAGCTAATACAAGAATTATTGGGATTACCACTTAATAATGATGATAGTGAAATAATATTTGAAGATATAGAAGAAAATTGGGCAAAAGGAAGAATTAAAACATTAGTAAAAAAAGGGATAATAGATGTAGAAGATTATAAAGAAGGCTTTAAACCAAACGAGCCAATGACAAGAGTAGAAATGGCAAGAATGATAATAAAAGCATTGGAGATAGAGACAAAAGAAATAGATAAGACAAGCTTCGAAGATGACAAAGAGATAAGTAAAAAAGATAAAAAATACGTAAGTACAGCAAAAGACACAGATATAATAACAGGCTATCCCGACAAAACCTTCAAACCAAACACCACAGCAACAAGAGCAGAAACGGCAGCAATGATAGTAAGGATGATAAATTATCTAAATAATGATGATTCAGTAGAAGTAGTAGAAGGAATCAAGTTTAATAAAGTTGATGATGTAGTATCACAACCAGGCTATGTAAACGATCAAGCAATGAAGCTAGACAAACAGCAGGAATTTATAATGAAGTTTTTTGAAAACTTGAAATTTACAGAAGAAGATGGAGAGAGCTATGTGTCAGGATATTTGTCTAATGTTCCAACGGGATATAAATGGTCAGTTGTAATAAATGTTTATTATATAGACGATGAAGACTATGATACATTTCATTCAAATACAAAAGCAAGACAAGATATTCTAATGAAAACAGGAGAAAATTTCAAATTTAAGTTAAAACATAATAAAGATGTAATAGAAATAATAACAATAC includes:
- a CDS encoding S-layer homology domain-containing protein; its protein translation is MKKVFILTLSIILIFSQVALAGNFEDVKDGYWAKENIELLVSKGIVNGYPDKTFRPKNTISRSEFSKLIQELLGLPLNNDDSEIIFEDIEENWAKGRIKTLVKKGIIDVEDYKEGFKPNEPMTRVEMARMIIKALEIETKEIDKTSFEDDKEISKKDKKYVSTAKDTDIITGYPDKTFKPNTTATRAETAAMIVRMINYLNNDDSVEVVEGIKFNKVDDVVSQPGYVNDQAMKLDKQQEFIMKFFENLKFTEEDGESYVSGYLSNVPTGYKWSVVINVYYIDDEDYDTFHSNTKARQDILMKTGENFKFKLKHNKDVIEIITIPIRIKKDTGAENGLFILDYPDKTFCKCGKMKDKWLNDSINWEEMFKW